One genomic region from Flagellimonas oceani encodes:
- a CDS encoding MFS transporter, translated as MNIAPKDKNAWLWIPFLYFTQGIPYILVVTVSVIMYKRLGIGNAEIGLYTSWLYLPWVIKPLWSPIVDLNGTKRKWFLGMQLVISLAFLGIGLFLPSNSFFIITLAFFWMAAFASATNDIASDGYYMIGLTQKKQSFFIGLRSTFYRLAMVTGQGLLVIFAGFLENQYGDNTKAWSVTMISAAVLMIALTISNFFTAPKFEGTAIESKERPAGFFEVFATFFKKHQIGVALLFVLTYRLGESQLVKMASPFLLDDLEVGGLAYSTEAVGTIYGTVGVIMLSLGGILGGILISRDGLKKWMLPMLLALNLPNALYALLAITQTTSIYAVVGTVVLEQFGYGFGFAAFMMYLIYVAEGASKTSHYAIATGFMALGMMLPGMLSGYIQEWLGYDGFFIWVVIAALPAFLVLRYLKYPADYGKKTIESND; from the coding sequence ATGAATATTGCTCCCAAAGACAAAAACGCTTGGCTGTGGATTCCCTTTTTGTATTTCACGCAAGGAATCCCATACATTCTAGTGGTCACGGTTTCAGTAATTATGTACAAACGTTTGGGTATTGGAAATGCCGAGATAGGCCTATATACCAGTTGGCTATATCTCCCATGGGTAATAAAGCCCTTGTGGAGCCCCATTGTGGACCTCAACGGTACCAAGCGAAAATGGTTTTTGGGAATGCAATTGGTCATTTCACTTGCTTTTTTAGGGATTGGTCTCTTTTTGCCATCCAACTCATTCTTCATTATAACCTTAGCGTTCTTTTGGATGGCGGCCTTCGCCTCCGCCACCAACGATATTGCTTCCGATGGCTATTACATGATTGGCCTTACCCAGAAAAAACAATCCTTTTTCATTGGCCTTCGCAGTACGTTCTACCGCTTGGCCATGGTCACTGGGCAGGGACTTTTGGTGATTTTTGCTGGTTTTCTGGAAAATCAATATGGAGACAATACCAAAGCGTGGTCCGTTACCATGATCAGCGCGGCAGTTTTAATGATTGCCCTGACCATTTCCAACTTTTTTACCGCACCCAAATTTGAAGGAACAGCGATAGAATCCAAGGAAAGACCTGCTGGTTTTTTTGAAGTATTTGCCACATTTTTCAAAAAACATCAAATTGGCGTGGCCCTTTTGTTTGTATTGACCTATCGCTTGGGCGAATCACAATTGGTGAAAATGGCATCACCTTTTTTACTGGATGATCTGGAAGTGGGAGGATTGGCCTACTCCACCGAAGCCGTCGGAACCATTTATGGTACGGTAGGCGTCATAATGTTATCGCTCGGAGGTATCCTCGGAGGAATCTTAATTTCCCGTGACGGTCTAAAAAAATGGATGCTTCCGATGCTTTTGGCCCTTAACTTGCCCAACGCACTCTACGCACTGTTGGCCATCACACAAACCACCAGTATTTATGCCGTTGTTGGAACCGTGGTGTTGGAACAATTTGGTTACGGTTTCGGATTTGCCGCTTTTATGATGTATCTGATCTATGTGGCAGAAGGTGCCTCAAAAACATCTCATTATGCCATTGCCACTGGCTTTATGGCCTTAGGAATGATGCTTCCCGGAATGCTGAGCGGGTATATCCAAGAATGGTTGGGGTACGATGGTTTCTTTATTTGGGTCGTAATCGCCGCCCTTCCCGCATTTTTGGTCCTCCGCTATCTAAAATATCCTGCCGACTACGGCAAAAAAACGATAGAATCCAATGACTAA
- a CDS encoding glycoside hydrolase family 10 protein: protein MHRILYILPLLFLFSCAVSKAPKEEFRGVWIATVANIDWPKHPDDDIAKKKKDFIKILDFYQNMNFNAAIVQVRTAGDALYPTDLAPWSRYLTGTEGEAPEGFDEPLKWMINETHKRGMEFHAWLNPYRATVSLDTTLLSKEHDYYQHPDWIVSYGKKNYYNPGLPKVREKFNTIIEELVTQYQVDAIHFDDYFYPYKVEGETFDDAETFAKYGLKGQSLDDWRRSNVDSLVQNVHRTIKKHKPWVQFGISPFGVWKNKSTDPMGSDTKAGQTTYEDLYADPVLWVQEGWLDYLAPQVYWSMDYPIASHKIITSWWDEHTPKTNLYIGNGTYKIMNNADKAWEKKNEIPKQLDYARNLENVDGNIFFSAKSLMGQHEKVNQKLRKKYYELPSENPKPLNRIVREVQLPAINSVETNYQKLEICISHTDDIPRFLNLYVAKKDKQQLIGKQYLSESDIEGCYQFNLKPKQVRKDLQINISDAYGNHSAMQPIIFN, encoded by the coding sequence ATGCATCGAATTTTATACATATTACCACTCCTTTTTCTATTTTCCTGTGCTGTTTCCAAAGCACCCAAAGAAGAATTTAGGGGCGTGTGGATTGCGACCGTGGCAAATATTGACTGGCCCAAACACCCAGATGACGACATTGCCAAGAAAAAGAAGGATTTCATCAAAATCCTTGATTTCTATCAAAACATGAATTTCAATGCGGCCATTGTACAGGTACGCACCGCAGGAGACGCCCTCTATCCTACCGATTTGGCACCTTGGTCCAGATATTTAACGGGCACGGAAGGTGAAGCGCCCGAAGGTTTTGATGAACCGCTCAAATGGATGATCAATGAAACCCATAAACGCGGGATGGAGTTCCATGCATGGCTCAACCCATACAGAGCCACAGTAAGTCTGGACACTACCCTACTTTCGAAAGAACACGATTATTACCAGCACCCTGATTGGATAGTTTCCTACGGAAAAAAGAACTATTACAACCCTGGACTGCCCAAAGTCAGGGAAAAATTCAATACGATCATAGAGGAACTGGTTACACAATATCAGGTAGATGCCATTCATTTTGATGATTACTTCTATCCCTACAAAGTAGAAGGGGAAACCTTTGATGATGCCGAAACCTTTGCAAAATATGGTTTAAAAGGCCAATCCCTGGATGATTGGCGACGTAGCAATGTGGACTCGCTCGTACAAAATGTACATCGAACTATCAAAAAACATAAGCCGTGGGTTCAATTTGGCATTAGTCCATTTGGGGTTTGGAAAAACAAGAGTACCGACCCAATGGGTTCCGATACCAAAGCCGGGCAAACTACTTACGAAGATCTTTATGCCGACCCCGTTCTGTGGGTTCAAGAAGGTTGGTTGGATTATTTGGCACCACAAGTGTACTGGAGCATGGACTACCCCATTGCTTCCCATAAAATCATAACCTCTTGGTGGGACGAGCATACCCCTAAAACCAATCTATATATTGGAAATGGCACCTACAAAATAATGAACAATGCCGACAAGGCATGGGAAAAGAAAAACGAAATACCAAAGCAATTGGATTATGCCCGCAACTTGGAAAACGTAGATGGCAACATTTTTTTTAGTGCCAAATCCTTGATGGGGCAACACGAAAAAGTCAATCAAAAGCTGCGAAAAAAATACTATGAACTTCCTTCTGAAAACCCAAAACCATTGAACAGAATTGTACGCGAGGTTCAACTTCCCGCTATCAATTCCGTTGAGACCAACTATCAAAAATTGGAGATTTGCATCAGTCACACCGATGATATACCGCGATTTTTAAATCTTTATGTAGCCAAAAAAGATAAGCAACAACTCATTGGAAAGCAATATCTTTCAGAAAGCGATATTGAAGGTTGTTATCAATTTAATTTGAAGCCGAAACAAGTCCGAAAGGATTTACAGATCAATATAAGTGATGCCTATGGCAATCACAGTGCCATGCAACCGATAATCTTTAATTAA
- a CDS encoding RagB/SusD family nutrient uptake outer membrane protein, whose translation MKFYRYNTYKLMFLLTTILAVTSCETDFENPNAATSDQVFSSREGILAATIGMQELYSTTGLRYIVETPAITTREAAITTTFQNMIDLEDGGDIPNTNSNVVGLWTTMLRVIGIAEDIAANASTIDIVPGTQSGLIAYANLYRAMSIGAMAQNYEQVIVATSEDNPPFVSRIEGFNTAITLLNEAKNTLAATPISSEFESEILRGEIDLENTIDAMLARFNLYAGNYDAAIAAASEVDQSSTSVFSYDSQNLNPVWARVYQNNTPNFKPRDNFGLPESFDIDENDGRTEFYLIPLDTVNLNQLPIEDLGGFFDDENGSESIPLYLPDEMNLIIAEANLRKASPDTGAAVTALNAVLTDTDDVFGVNANLPDYTGDTSVDALLEEVYKNRRIELFLTGASLEDSRRFGRPEPTPSVQNFEEERNRNFYPYPNTERDNNTNTPADPAI comes from the coding sequence ATGAAATTTTACAGATATAACACATACAAGCTGATGTTCTTGCTGACCACCATATTGGCAGTTACATCTTGCGAAACAGATTTTGAAAACCCAAATGCGGCGACCAGCGATCAAGTATTCTCATCAAGGGAAGGAATATTGGCCGCCACCATTGGAATGCAGGAACTGTATTCCACAACCGGGTTGCGGTATATTGTGGAGACCCCTGCCATTACAACACGTGAGGCAGCTATCACCACCACTTTTCAAAACATGATCGATTTAGAGGATGGCGGCGACATTCCCAACACCAACTCCAATGTAGTCGGTCTTTGGACCACCATGTTAAGAGTAATCGGCATAGCAGAAGACATCGCTGCAAACGCCTCCACCATTGATATTGTTCCGGGAACACAAAGTGGATTGATTGCCTATGCCAACCTATACCGTGCCATGAGCATTGGTGCTATGGCCCAAAATTACGAACAGGTCATAGTGGCAACTTCGGAGGACAATCCCCCATTCGTTTCACGCATCGAAGGCTTTAACACCGCGATCACCCTGTTGAACGAAGCGAAGAATACGTTGGCGGCCACTCCAATTTCTTCCGAATTTGAATCTGAGATCTTAAGAGGGGAAATCGACTTGGAAAATACCATAGACGCCATGCTGGCCAGGTTCAACCTATATGCAGGCAACTACGATGCAGCCATTGCCGCAGCATCAGAGGTAGACCAATCATCAACATCCGTTTTTAGCTACGATTCACAAAACCTGAACCCCGTTTGGGCCAGAGTCTATCAAAATAACACACCAAACTTTAAGCCTAGGGACAATTTCGGATTGCCAGAATCATTTGATATAGATGAAAATGATGGTAGAACAGAGTTCTACCTGATTCCATTGGACACGGTTAACCTTAATCAACTTCCCATTGAGGATCTAGGAGGCTTTTTTGATGACGAAAACGGGTCAGAATCAATCCCGCTATATCTTCCGGACGAGATGAACCTTATTATCGCAGAGGCCAATCTTAGAAAGGCCTCACCAGATACAGGTGCGGCCGTAACAGCTCTAAATGCAGTCTTGACGGATACCGACGATGTTTTTGGCGTAAATGCCAACCTACCGGACTATACTGGCGATACCTCCGTAGATGCACTATTGGAAGAAGTATACAAAAACAGGAGGATTGAACTGTTCCTGACCGGGGCAAGCTTAGAGGATAGCAGAAGATTTGGAAGACCCGAACCAACACCGTCCGTTCAAAACTTTGAAGAAGAGCGCAACAGAAACTTCTACCCCTACCCCAACACGGAAAGAGATAACAATACAAATACACCGGCTGATCCAGCCATCTAA
- a CDS encoding GNAT family N-acetyltransferase yields MMQDMLVRLLDLPNISKEENTLLEKEGIIFRRPIAPEKSLVVHWIDMHFSKNWADEAEAAFSALPVNCFIAQKGQKILGFACFESTAKNFFGPTGVLQNERGKGVGKILLVKSLLSLRDMGYAYAIIGGVGPAAYYQQIVDAKIIEKSEKSIYQNLLKQPK; encoded by the coding sequence ATGATGCAGGACATGCTTGTTCGACTTTTGGACCTACCGAATATCTCAAAAGAGGAAAATACTCTTTTGGAGAAGGAGGGCATTATCTTTAGGCGACCCATTGCCCCCGAGAAAAGCCTTGTAGTCCACTGGATCGATATGCATTTCAGTAAAAATTGGGCAGATGAGGCAGAAGCAGCCTTTTCCGCATTGCCCGTAAATTGTTTTATTGCCCAGAAAGGACAAAAAATACTGGGTTTTGCCTGTTTTGAAAGTACAGCGAAGAACTTTTTTGGCCCAACTGGCGTACTTCAAAACGAAAGAGGAAAGGGCGTAGGCAAAATCTTGTTGGTAAAGTCGTTGTTGAGTCTAAGAGATATGGGGTATGCCTATGCCATTATCGGCGGGGTCGGTCCTGCCGCCTATTACCAGCAAATTGTGGACGCCAAGATTATTGAAAAGTCCGAGAAAAGCATTTATCAGAACCTTTTAAAACAACCCAAATGA